In Mercenaria mercenaria strain notata chromosome 15, MADL_Memer_1, whole genome shotgun sequence, a single genomic region encodes these proteins:
- the LOC123526948 gene encoding uncharacterized protein F54H12.2-like gives MAEMKQQPAVQLVSPVAQATEIAKSEVKRKKEEEGETRKKGSGNTKKRISYLYKAYIDTILKSNRDIQKNLLTSQLYYKDTGNVGTNDGKTGNNNGLFFRCALFKGSKIVEMEGPLHIDLFQQPRLLINGVAVGIKLHLNRDAFTLIADNPSPDYRVKIADAYFKFCIQRMKSDVLVAHDNLIQDMSAIYPYLRTEIKTTSIASGQFSYSADDIFQGLVPCKLKVCLVPSVAFNGDYAHNPFNFKHYNCTSIGLYVDGQSVPSQPMQPNYSADQYMECYRTLTLFRNDINISDQDYKKGFCLHAIDVDPYYSFSTKKKGHCRLEIIFAEALPESVTLIMYATFPEVLHINSARGVYFK, from the exons ATGGCCGAAATGAAACAGCAGCCAGCAGTACAACTGGTATCTCCCGTAGCACAGGCGACCGAAATCGCCAAGTCAGAAGTAAAACGTAAGAAGGAAGAAGAGGGTGAAACTCGTAAGAAGGGCAGTGGAAACACGAAAAAAC GAATCAGTTATCTCTACAAAGCCTACATAGACACGATTTTAAAGTCAAACCGAGACATACAGAAAAATCTGTTAACAAGTCAACTTTATTATAAAGATACCGGAAACGTTGGCACCAATGACGGTAAAACAGGAAATAATAACGGGTTGTTTTTCAGATGTGCGCTATTTAAAGGTAGTAAAATTGTGGAAATGGAAGGACCATTACATATTGATTTGTTTCAACAACCCAGATTACTCATCAATGGAGTCGCTGTAGGCATTAAACTACATCTTAACCGTGACGCCTTCACATTAATCGCTGACAACCCTTCTCCTGACTATCGCGTGAAAATAGCGGACGCTTATTTCAAATTCTGTATTCAGCGGATGAAAAGTGACGTCTTAGTAGCGCACGACAATCTCATTCAAGACATGTCAGCCATTTACCCTTACTTACGTACAGAGATCAAGACGACGTCCATTGCTTCGGGTCAATTTAGTTACAGCGCAGACGATATATTTCAAGGACTTGTACCATGTAAATTGAAAGTATGCCTCGTTCCTAGTGTGGCATTTAATGGCGATTATGCACACAACCCATTCAACTTCAAGCATTATAACTGTACTTCCATCGGCCTATACGTCGATGGACAATCCGTGCCTTCACAGCCGATGCAACCAAATTATTCGGCGGATCAATACATGGAGTGTTATAGAACATTGACTCTGTTTAGGAACGACATTAACATTTCAGACCAAGATTATAAGAAGGGATTTTGTCTGCACGCTATTGATGTAGATCCTTACTACTCATTTAGCACTAAAAAGAAGGGACATTGTCGACTAGAAATCATATTTGCTGAGGCATTACCAGAGAGTGTGACACTGATTATGTACGCCACGTTCCCAGAAGTACTCCATATCAACAGTGCCAGGGGAGtctatttcaaatga
- the LOC128548714 gene encoding uncharacterized protein LOC128548714 has product MKIYEVYHWEETTQYDPKTSESGLFANYINTFLKFKQEASGSPDWIQNEQDMKNYITQYMEKEGVSLDRSNIRKNPGLRALAKLCLNSFWGKFGQRLNMRQTEFFHETQANLFFQLFSDPTKQPLNFHILSNDMLQVEWQFKQDCQPEDNKTNIYLATFTTCWARLKLYSVLEKLNRRVLYYDTDSVIYVSRPGQYDPPLGDYLGELTDELDGGEYIVEFVSGGPKNYAYKTSKNKETCKNPYCYNGKKFILVPYEKYRRMQQFKYTVSGETKDDEPIHPKVARASLTPPGESAIKKEKKTKKTHKANIDWISF; this is encoded by the exons atgaaaatatatgaagTATACCACTGGGAGGAAACCACTCAATATGACCCTAAAACCAGTGAAAGCGGGCTGTTTGCCAATtacataaacacatttttaaagtttaagcaAGAGGCAAGCGGCTCCCCTGACTGgatacaaaatgaacaagacATGAAGAATTACATAACTCAATATATGGAGAAAGAGGGTGTTTCATTGGATCGGTCAAACATTAGGAAGAATCCAGGTTTGAGAGCGCTGGCTAAACTATGTCTCAATAGCTTTTGGGGTAAGTTTGGTCAACGTCTCAATATGCGTCAGACAGAGTTCTTTCACGAAACGCAGGCAAACCTTTTCTTCCAACTGTTTTCTGATCCTACGAAACAACCACTCAATTTTCATATCCTTTCCAATGACATGTTACAAGTAGAATGGCAATTCAAACAAGACTGTCAACCCGaagataataaaacaaacatctaTTTAGCTACTTTTACAACTTGTTGGGCCAGACTTAAACTTTACAGTGTACTCGAAAAGCTCAATAGGAGGGTTCTGTATTATGATACAGACAGTGTGATATATGTAAGTCGCCCAGGACAGTATGATCCTCCATTAGGTGATTACTTGGGGGAACTTACAGATGAGCTTGACGGTGGGGAGTACATTGTAGAGTTTGTCTCTGGTGGCCCTAAAAATTACGCTTACAAAACCAGTAAAAATAAAGAGACGTGTAAG AACCCGTATTGCTATAAtggaaaaaaatttattttggttcCCTACGAAAAATATCGGCGTATGCAACAGTTCAAGTATACCGTATCTGGAGAAACAAAAGATGATGAGCCCATACATCCTAAAGTGGCCAGAGCCTCATTAACTCCACCAGGGGAAAGCGCGatcaagaaagagaaaaaaactaaaaagacTCATAAAGCAAATATAGACTGGATCTCGTTTTAA